From a single Helicovermis profundi genomic region:
- the hisC gene encoding histidinol-phosphate transaminase, producing the protein MEKYLKFRKELEKLKVYVPGKPIEEVMKEYGLTKIVKLASNENPLGPSPLAIEAIKKEALSVNIYPDGIADDLRIKLADYYGINKENLVIGNGGEQLLFLIAQALISEGDEAIMANPSFALYDISVSMMGGKVVSLPLDKEFKHDFKGFINAITDKTKIVYVCNPNNPTGNIMTKDEVEYLVSNIPEHVVLVLDEAYYEYAIRNAEYNDGLDILKKRPNTIILRTFSKVAGLAGLRVGYLISSPEIITEIMKIKGVFNSNKVAQKAAIASLDDADHIKNTVDLNYESLGKMQKFFEERNLYYVKTNTNFIFADMGIDSRFVFEELMKRGMIIRPGFLWGEDNFIRISSGTMEQTNQFLSALKEVLELKK; encoded by the coding sequence ATGGAAAAATATTTGAAATTTAGAAAAGAACTTGAAAAATTAAAAGTTTATGTCCCGGGAAAGCCAATTGAAGAAGTTATGAAAGAATACGGATTAACTAAAATAGTAAAACTTGCTTCAAATGAAAATCCTCTAGGACCTTCACCTCTTGCTATTGAAGCAATAAAAAAAGAAGCACTTAGTGTTAATATTTATCCGGATGGGATTGCTGATGATTTAAGAATTAAATTAGCAGATTATTATGGAATTAATAAAGAAAATTTAGTTATTGGTAATGGAGGCGAGCAATTATTATTTTTAATAGCTCAGGCTTTAATTAGTGAAGGTGATGAAGCTATTATGGCTAATCCTTCTTTTGCGCTTTATGATATTTCAGTTAGTATGATGGGTGGAAAAGTAGTCTCACTTCCACTAGATAAAGAATTTAAGCATGACTTTAAAGGATTTATTAATGCTATTACAGATAAAACAAAAATTGTATATGTTTGTAATCCTAATAATCCAACAGGAAATATAATGACGAAAGATGAAGTGGAATATTTAGTTTCAAATATACCAGAACATGTAGTACTTGTGCTAGATGAAGCTTATTATGAATATGCTATTAGAAATGCCGAGTATAATGATGGGCTTGATATTTTAAAGAAAAGACCGAATACAATTATTCTTAGAACTTTTTCAAAAGTTGCAGGACTTGCGGGACTTAGAGTTGGATATTTGATATCATCACCAGAAATTATTACAGAGATAATGAAGATAAAAGGCGTATTTAATTCAAATAAGGTTGCACAAAAAGCAGCAATTGCTTCATTAGATGATGCAGATCATATAAAAAATACTGTTGATTTAAATTATGAATCTTTGGGAAAAATGCAAAAATTCTTTGAAGAGAGAAATCTTTATTATGTAAAAACAAATACTAATTTTATTTTTGCTGATATGGGAATAGATTCTAGGTTTGTATTTGAAGAGCTTATGAAAAGAGGAATGATTATTAGACCTGGATTTTTATGGGGAGAAGATAATTTCATTAGAATAAGTTCAGGAACTATGGAACAAACAAATCAGTTTTTATCTGCTCTTAAAGAAGTACTGGAATTGAAAAAATAG
- a CDS encoding thioredoxin family protein: protein MKQLENINEIEDLIKNETIVLGYFTSKDCNMCKDLYPKIEKMIGKFKEIKSFRAETDTLPSLVSKYNFYVIPTVILFIEGKETIKKSRTISILELENQIERYYNMIY from the coding sequence ATGAAGCAATTAGAAAATATTAATGAAATTGAAGATCTTATTAAAAATGAAACTATTGTACTTGGTTATTTTACATCAAAAGATTGTAATATGTGTAAAGATCTTTACCCTAAAATAGAAAAGATGATTGGAAAATTTAAAGAAATAAAAAGTTTTAGAGCGGAAACAGATACCTTGCCGTCTTTAGTGAGTAAGTATAATTTTTATGTAATTCCAACAGTTATTCTGTTTATTGAAGGAAAAGAGACAATAAAAAAATCGAGAACTATTAGTATATTGGAGCTAGAAAATCAAATAGAAAGATACTATAACATGATATATTAG
- a CDS encoding S-layer homology domain-containing protein yields the protein MFTKKTGISIAVFTLVFILLFGSLSFADRKKPKDIKESDWYYGAVESMIRKGIINGYDDNTFRPQNQVNRVEFSTMMVRTLKIPIVKSKWSSFDDVKSNYWGNVYIEAAKPYLTGYKLGEKILFKPLESAVREDMAVALVKGLKYNIDNPDYTVLDQFTDKNKISKNLKPYVAVAVEKKLMNGLLLSDGTLEFRPQKSLTRAEAAALLLKVIDEEKITFDEEKIILDDTSGTSSTTSSAISIDENISSNEDEDSIISKVPTVTVKVDEKKVKVKWSKVSKINLKGYKVVVSKYNSAPKYPNDGYLYWITDLDEREAEFDITKYYNGGDFGGKFEAGSKYFVSVTAYYEDEKVPGNAIEITMPNSTEDDDED from the coding sequence ATGTTTACTAAAAAAACGGGAATATCTATAGCAGTTTTTACACTGGTTTTTATTTTATTGTTTGGTTCATTATCATTCGCGGATAGAAAAAAACCAAAAGATATAAAGGAAAGTGATTGGTATTATGGAGCTGTAGAATCGATGATTAGAAAAGGTATTATAAATGGATATGATGATAATACTTTTAGACCACAAAATCAAGTTAATAGGGTTGAATTTTCTACAATGATGGTAAGAACTTTAAAAATACCAATTGTAAAATCAAAATGGTCATCGTTTGATGACGTAAAGTCAAATTATTGGGGTAATGTATATATTGAAGCTGCAAAACCGTATTTAACCGGTTATAAATTAGGTGAAAAAATATTATTTAAACCACTTGAAAGTGCGGTTAGAGAGGATATGGCAGTAGCTCTTGTAAAAGGCTTAAAATATAATATTGATAATCCTGATTATACAGTTCTTGATCAGTTTACAGACAAGAATAAGATTTCTAAAAATCTTAAACCCTATGTAGCTGTTGCAGTAGAAAAAAAACTTATGAATGGATTGCTTCTTTCAGATGGTACTTTAGAGTTTAGACCGCAGAAATCGCTTACAAGAGCTGAAGCAGCAGCTTTGCTACTAAAAGTAATCGATGAGGAAAAAATAACTTTTGATGAAGAAAAAATAATTTTAGATGATACTTCTGGAACTTCTTCTACAACGTCATCGGCTATTTCAATAGATGAAAACATATCGTCAAACGAAGATGAAGATAGTATTATAAGTAAAGTTCCTACAGTTACAGTAAAAGTTGACGAAAAGAAAGTAAAAGTTAAGTGGAGTAAGGTTTCTAAAATTAATTTAAAAGGATATAAAGTAGTTGTTTCGAAATACAATTCAGCTCCTAAATACCCAAATGATGGATATCTTTATTGGATTACAGATTTAGATGAAAGAGAAGCTGAATTTGATATAACAAAATATTATAATGGAGGAGACTTTGGAGGAAAATTTGAAGCTGGATCAAAATATTTTGTTAGTGTAACTGCTTATTATGAAGATGAAAAAGTTCCTGGTAATGCAATAGAAATAACGATGCCTAACTCTACAGAAGATGATGACGAAGACTAG
- the buk gene encoding butyrate kinase, with translation MKNYILAINPGSTSTKVALYENKTEIVKTTIDHSASQISKYNKIADQYDMRKKEIIKFLDEAKFDINNLTAVVGRGGLLPPVKSGAYKVNKKMVDRLKNNPVVEHASNLGGIIAFDIAENLNIPSYIYDSVAVDELEDVARISGIKGIERKSLSHALNMRAVAIKVSKELNKPYKECNIITAHLGGGITVGIHKKGKLADIVSDDEGPFSPERSGRIPLKSFMELCYKEEKSLVKKKIRGKGGLVSYLNTVDLRDVEAKISNGDKEALVVYEAMAYQISKAIGELSVVNYGDIDRIVITGGIAHSKKFTSLIKERVKFIAPVVIVPGENELESLAYGALRVLLGEEEDREYTE, from the coding sequence ATGAAAAACTATATTTTAGCAATAAATCCAGGATCTACTTCAACAAAGGTTGCTTTATATGAAAATAAAACTGAAATTGTAAAAACAACCATTGATCATAGTGCGAGTCAAATAAGCAAGTACAATAAAATTGCTGATCAATATGATATGAGAAAGAAAGAGATTATTAAATTTTTAGATGAAGCAAAATTTGATATAAATAATTTAACGGCTGTTGTTGGTCGTGGTGGTCTTCTGCCACCAGTTAAGTCTGGAGCATATAAAGTAAATAAAAAAATGGTGGATAGATTAAAAAATAACCCTGTTGTAGAACATGCATCAAATTTGGGAGGAATTATTGCTTTTGATATAGCTGAGAATTTAAATATCCCATCATATATTTATGATTCAGTTGCAGTGGACGAATTAGAAGATGTTGCTAGAATTTCAGGTATAAAAGGAATTGAAAGAAAAAGTTTATCTCATGCTCTTAATATGAGGGCGGTTGCTATTAAGGTATCTAAAGAATTAAATAAGCCCTATAAAGAATGTAATATTATTACAGCTCATCTTGGCGGTGGAATAACAGTTGGAATTCATAAAAAAGGAAAGTTGGCGGATATAGTTTCAGATGATGAAGGACCGTTTTCGCCTGAAAGAAGTGGACGAATTCCATTAAAGAGTTTTATGGAACTGTGTTATAAAGAAGAAAAATCTCTTGTTAAGAAAAAAATAAGAGGTAAAGGTGGTTTAGTTTCCTACTTGAATACTGTTGATTTAAGAGATGTTGAAGCTAAAATTTCTAATGGCGATAAGGAAGCACTTGTAGTTTATGAAGCAATGGCATATCAGATTTCGAAAGCTATTGGCGAGTTATCTGTAGTAAATTATGGTGATATTGATAGGATAGTTATTACAGGCGGGATTGCACATTCAAAAAAATTTACATCACTTATAAAAGAAAGAGTTAAATTTATAGCTCCTGTTGTTATTGTGCCTGGTGAAAATGAATTAGAATCTTTAGCCTATGGAGCGTTAAGAGTACTTTTAGGCGAAGAAGAAGATCGAGAGTATACTGAATAA
- a CDS encoding methyl-accepting chemotaxis protein: MKLMKKMMIMAVVMILIPVLLIGGGSYFLVSTNMESAAKSVAKEMTEMHKEMIENKMDFLGNTMEVVALDTQIAELLSDNTSINKNRVKNYLEVVQSGNKDLIEMFVLVDTKGNAIVSNTSTNIKVNISDREYFKESKTTSKTSFSDVIVNKETGKVIFAAATPVKKNGKVLGYLVGTVPFENVKEIVSGIKMGKEGYGYLINKEGFVISYPDASKENKLNILKTTSNELTIIGNKMIKGENGQGMYTFNGVKKYVSYSGVGKWSLATTANYNDYMSSAIKIKNTTIVIAVITFLISLLFSFVFTKFGLIKPIDELSKKMIAAGDGDLTVRSNVKSKDEIKRLSDTFNKMMEMQSGIIEKIRSSADTLLNTAEELSTSAEETSSATEEITVKIENISEDSINQTKEISNINNSFDVLFTNIDENTKVSINSAKNSEESLELAEKGKVLVKDTVNSIAEISTQTDNTVEVLSVLDEATKEVSGISVTISEIASNINLLALNASIEAARAGEHGKGFAVVAEEIKKLAEQTSNESLDIQSLISKILQQVSDAIESIDLTKSSVDNGVSSVKEVDGMFTKIINSIEDIFNQVKIIGESMKDEDELAFEMKGLVNKVSSMAEATSNNTQEISAGAQEQAAAMETMATSAEETSKMADELYTLVSNFEI; the protein is encoded by the coding sequence ATGAAGTTAATGAAAAAGATGATGATAATGGCAGTGGTTATGATACTTATACCTGTTTTGCTTATAGGAGGAGGCTCATATTTTTTAGTTTCTACTAATATGGAATCTGCTGCAAAATCAGTTGCCAAAGAAATGACAGAAATGCATAAAGAAATGATAGAAAATAAAATGGATTTTTTGGGTAATACTATGGAAGTTGTTGCATTAGACACACAAATTGCAGAGCTTTTATCAGATAATACGTCTATAAATAAAAATAGAGTCAAAAATTACTTAGAAGTTGTTCAAAGCGGAAATAAAGATTTAATTGAAATGTTTGTACTGGTTGATACAAAGGGTAATGCGATTGTATCAAATACTTCTACAAATATTAAAGTAAATATTAGTGATAGAGAGTATTTTAAAGAATCTAAAACTACTAGTAAAACGAGTTTTAGTGATGTTATTGTAAATAAAGAAACAGGAAAAGTTATTTTTGCTGCAGCTACTCCAGTTAAGAAAAATGGCAAAGTGTTAGGTTATTTGGTTGGAACAGTTCCCTTTGAAAATGTTAAAGAAATTGTTTCAGGAATTAAAATGGGTAAAGAAGGCTACGGCTACTTGATTAATAAAGAAGGATTTGTTATAAGTTATCCTGACGCTTCAAAAGAAAACAAATTAAATATTCTTAAAACTACAAGCAATGAACTCACAATAATTGGAAATAAAATGATTAAAGGTGAAAATGGTCAAGGTATGTATACTTTTAATGGAGTTAAAAAATATGTATCTTATTCAGGCGTTGGAAAATGGTCGCTTGCAACAACTGCAAACTATAATGATTATATGTCATCTGCTATAAAAATTAAAAATACAACTATTGTTATTGCCGTTATTACATTTTTAATTTCACTATTATTCTCATTTGTTTTTACTAAATTTGGTTTAATAAAACCTATAGATGAGCTTTCTAAAAAAATGATTGCAGCGGGTGATGGTGATTTAACTGTTAGATCTAATGTAAAAAGTAAAGATGAAATTAAAAGATTGTCTGATACATTTAATAAGATGATGGAAATGCAAAGTGGAATTATTGAAAAAATAAGAAGTTCGGCTGATACGCTACTTAATACGGCAGAGGAACTTTCAACTTCAGCAGAAGAAACAAGCTCGGCAACTGAAGAAATAACTGTTAAAATTGAAAATATTTCTGAAGATTCAATAAATCAAACTAAAGAAATTTCTAATATTAATAATTCTTTTGATGTATTATTTACAAATATTGATGAAAATACTAAAGTTTCTATTAATTCAGCTAAGAATTCTGAAGAATCTTTAGAGCTAGCAGAAAAAGGGAAAGTCCTAGTTAAAGATACTGTTAATTCTATTGCTGAAATAAGCACTCAAACAGATAATACTGTTGAAGTGTTAAGTGTACTTGATGAAGCTACTAAAGAGGTTAGTGGAATAAGTGTAACGATTAGTGAAATTGCCTCAAATATCAATTTACTTGCACTTAATGCATCGATAGAAGCAGCAAGGGCTGGTGAACATGGAAAAGGTTTTGCAGTTGTAGCTGAGGAAATTAAGAAACTAGCGGAGCAAACTAGTAATGAATCTCTTGATATACAAAGTCTTATAAGTAAAATACTTCAACAAGTTAGTGATGCTATTGAGTCAATTGATTTAACAAAATCATCTGTTGATAATGGGGTTTCTTCTGTTAAAGAAGTAGATGGTATGTTTACAAAAATAATAAATTCTATTGAGGATATATTCAATCAAGTTAAAATTATTGGTGAAAGCATGAAAGATGAAGATGAACTTGCTTTTGAGATGAAAGGATTAGTTAATAAAGTTTCAAGTATGGCTGAGGCGACTTCAAATAATACACAAGAAATTTCAGCCGGAGCCCAGGAGCAAGCAGCTGCGATGGAAACAATGGCAACTTCTGCAGAAGAGACAAGTAAGATGGCTGATGAGCTTTATACATTAGTTTCAAATTTTGAGATCTAA
- a CDS encoding indolepyruvate oxidoreductase subunit beta yields the protein MKTTNILLVGVGGQGTILASKILSSGLLEFGYDVKMAEIHGMSQRGGSVSTQVRFGKKIHSPVLEEGKVDVIISFEKMETYRWIKFLKEDGIVVMNTYEIPSAPILSGNKKYPDGIIEELSKRLEKFVFYDALDEAVKLGNFKVLNTIMLGSLIKGMNLDGIDWDEIIKNNVKEKFIDINIKAFNRGFELYDNKLKGGK from the coding sequence ATGAAAACAACTAATATACTTTTAGTAGGTGTTGGAGGTCAAGGTACAATTTTAGCAAGTAAGATTCTTTCAAGTGGTTTGCTTGAATTTGGATATGACGTTAAAATGGCTGAAATACATGGAATGAGTCAAAGAGGAGGAAGCGTTTCTACACAGGTTAGATTTGGGAAAAAAATACATTCGCCGGTACTTGAAGAAGGAAAGGTAGATGTTATAATTTCATTTGAAAAAATGGAAACTTATAGATGGATAAAATTTTTAAAAGAAGATGGTATAGTTGTAATGAATACTTATGAAATACCATCTGCTCCAATTTTAAGTGGTAATAAAAAATATCCTGATGGTATTATTGAAGAATTATCAAAGCGACTAGAAAAATTTGTTTTTTATGATGCATTAGATGAAGCTGTAAAGTTAGGTAATTTTAAAGTTTTAAATACAATTATGTTAGGTTCATTAATTAAAGGAATGAATCTTGATGGAATTGATTGGGATGAGATTATAAAAAATAATGTAAAAGAAAAATTTATTGATATTAATATTAAAGCATTTAATAGAGGTTTTGAATTATATGATAATAAACTAAAGGGAGGAAAATAA
- a CDS encoding methyl-accepting chemotaxis protein, with product MLNSINKKIALLLLLVFSIFLLTMGQLLYTFGSLSDDGVSINLAGSQRMRTMLLSNYSLMYRDAINGSLKFNKDDIKKTLLKELDTYKKVNNALINGDSSLNISKNTNRDIIKSINDIKKDIDSYSTCVSNVANGTDIDKNAEFIASHSLEIKTKFNSIVTMYQNQYDSKIDNFKIMLYIYLVIGIIILLISLRIAKKIIANPIKEIADKLGQIASGGGDLTKEIENKNNDEIGILANNFNSFLSNIRNMVATIDSTSKDIFESIDVLASSTDEVANTSEKLSTVTTEIAIGATEQAQEVSVTAENVGDLGNEINGIRDLSLNMKEYSEEITNLNDNNKKNMNMLYTHNQENLSAATDIYTSIEKLYENAINISTITEVITNIASQTNLLALNASIEAARAGEHGKGFAVVANEVSNLADQSEESTNQITDLISAIQTDVNNTKSLMEKIMKLTKEQSEAVDITKKDFEVITSSLEGIVIKIDNVTDKVEIVDENKNKIIEAIENISAVSEETAASTEEVAAFSDEFNVSVSEINDITSTLKNASSDLSKLIGQFKY from the coding sequence ATGTTAAATTCAATCAATAAAAAAATCGCATTACTATTATTACTCGTTTTCTCTATATTCTTACTAACTATGGGACAATTACTTTATACATTTGGCTCACTAAGTGATGATGGTGTTTCTATCAACTTAGCAGGCTCACAGAGAATGAGAACAATGCTTCTTAGTAATTATTCTTTAATGTATAGAGACGCAATTAACGGGTCACTTAAATTTAACAAAGATGATATTAAGAAAACTTTACTTAAAGAACTTGACACCTATAAGAAAGTAAACAATGCACTAATTAATGGCGATAGTTCATTAAATATTTCAAAAAATACTAATAGAGATATTATAAAGTCAATTAATGACATAAAAAAAGATATTGACAGTTATTCTACTTGTGTAAGTAACGTAGCAAATGGTACTGATATCGATAAAAACGCCGAATTTATTGCTTCACATTCACTTGAAATTAAAACAAAATTCAATTCAATCGTTACTATGTATCAGAACCAATATGATTCTAAAATTGATAATTTTAAAATTATGCTCTATATTTATTTAGTTATTGGCATTATTATTCTTTTAATTAGCTTAAGAATAGCTAAAAAAATAATAGCTAACCCTATTAAAGAAATTGCTGATAAGCTTGGCCAAATAGCGTCTGGCGGCGGTGATTTAACTAAGGAAATTGAAAATAAAAATAATGATGAAATTGGAATACTTGCAAATAATTTTAATTCTTTCCTTAGCAACATTAGAAATATGGTCGCAACAATCGATTCAACATCAAAAGACATCTTTGAGTCTATTGATGTCCTTGCATCTTCTACTGATGAAGTTGCAAATACTTCAGAAAAACTTTCAACTGTAACAACTGAAATTGCAATAGGTGCAACTGAACAAGCTCAAGAAGTTTCAGTAACTGCTGAAAATGTTGGAGACTTAGGAAATGAAATTAATGGAATTAGAGACTTATCTTTAAATATGAAAGAATACTCTGAAGAAATTACAAACCTAAATGACAACAATAAAAAGAATATGAATATGCTTTATACTCATAATCAAGAAAATTTATCTGCCGCTACTGATATTTATACATCTATCGAAAAATTATATGAAAATGCTATTAATATAAGCACAATAACAGAAGTTATAACAAATATTGCAAGTCAAACCAACTTGCTTGCATTAAATGCTTCTATAGAAGCTGCAAGAGCTGGTGAACATGGGAAGGGGTTTGCAGTTGTTGCAAATGAAGTAAGTAATTTAGCTGATCAATCTGAAGAGTCTACAAATCAAATTACAGATTTAATTTCAGCGATTCAAACAGATGTAAATAATACAAAATCACTTATGGAAAAAATAATGAAATTAACTAAAGAGCAATCTGAAGCAGTAGACATTACAAAAAAAGATTTCGAGGTTATTACAAGTTCTTTAGAAGGAATTGTTATTAAAATTGACAATGTAACAGATAAAGTTGAAATTGTTGATGAAAATAAAAATAAAATAATCGAAGCTATTGAAAACATATCAGCAGTTTCAGAAGAAACTGCAGCATCAACAGAAGAAGTTGCAGCCTTTTCAGATGAATTTAATGTTTCTGTTAGTGAAATTAACGATATTACAAGTACCCTTAAAAACGCAAGCAGTGACCTTTCTAAATTAATCGGACAATTTAAATATTAA
- a CDS encoding FAD-dependent oxidoreductase has protein sequence MKKTDIIVIGGSAAGIVAALTAKSTNPSKDVTLIRKEEIVMIPCGIPYVFGTTGSTSKNAIPDKGLLGLGVNIVIDEVTVVNKEDKIVSTASGEKYKYDKLVFATGSNPALPMWLKGRDLENVFTVPKNKLYLDSFQSKLKEFKKMVVIGAGFIGVEMSDELNKSGLEISLVEKLPHVLGATFDEEVVLEVEDQLTERGIKLFTGLGVAEILGENGVVNGVLLDNGEKLEADAVIVSMGYRPNAKLAEETGLRINQMGFIETDQYRRTSDPSIFAAGDCSEKRDFITGKLSGIMLASTASAEGRIAGINLYNLAVLKSFAGTIGIYSTALGDNAFAVAGITESLAKMEGIDYIAGSFTGMDRHPGNISDAHKQMVKLVVSRESGIILGGAISGGKSTGELINAIGFVIQNKMTVIDLLTSQIGTQPVLTASPVAYPLIKAAEVCLKKLRK, from the coding sequence ATGAAGAAGACAGATATAATTGTTATTGGTGGTTCAGCTGCAGGTATTGTGGCAGCATTAACTGCAAAATCAACAAATCCTAGTAAAGATGTTACATTAATTAGAAAAGAAGAAATTGTTATGATTCCTTGTGGTATTCCATATGTTTTTGGAACTACAGGAAGTACAAGCAAAAATGCTATTCCGGATAAAGGATTATTAGGACTTGGCGTAAATATTGTGATTGATGAAGTAACTGTAGTGAATAAAGAAGATAAAATTGTTAGTACAGCCTCTGGTGAGAAATATAAGTATGATAAATTAGTTTTTGCTACTGGATCAAATCCGGCACTACCTATGTGGCTTAAAGGTAGAGATTTAGAAAACGTATTTACTGTTCCTAAAAATAAATTGTATTTAGATTCGTTTCAAAGTAAATTAAAAGAATTTAAGAAGATGGTTGTAATAGGTGCAGGTTTTATTGGTGTTGAAATGTCAGATGAATTAAATAAATCTGGTTTAGAAATTTCTTTAGTTGAAAAATTACCTCATGTTCTTGGTGCCACTTTTGACGAAGAAGTAGTACTAGAAGTTGAAGACCAGTTAACGGAGAGAGGTATTAAACTTTTTACAGGGCTTGGCGTTGCTGAAATCCTTGGTGAAAATGGTGTTGTTAATGGTGTTTTACTTGATAATGGAGAAAAACTTGAAGCAGATGCAGTAATTGTTTCAATGGGCTATAGACCAAACGCAAAATTAGCGGAAGAAACTGGTTTAAGAATAAATCAAATGGGATTCATTGAAACTGATCAATATAGAAGAACTAGCGATCCAAGTATATTTGCTGCGGGTGATTGCTCAGAAAAAAGAGATTTTATAACAGGAAAATTAAGTGGTATTATGCTAGCTTCAACAGCATCGGCTGAGGGAAGAATTGCTGGAATTAACCTTTATAATTTAGCTGTACTAAAATCATTTGCTGGTACAATTGGTATTTACTCAACTGCTTTAGGTGATAATGCTTTTGCTGTAGCTGGTATTACTGAATCTTTAGCTAAAATGGAAGGTATAGATTATATAGCTGGAAGTTTTACAGGTATGGATAGACATCCTGGAAATATTTCAGACGCACATAAGCAAATGGTTAAATTGGTTGTATCAAGAGAAAGTGGAATTATTTTAGGGGGAGCTATTTCGGGAGGTAAAAGTACAGGAGAACTTATAAATGCTATTGGATTTGTAATTCAAAATAAAATGACAGTAATTGATTTATTAACTTCACAAATAGGTACTCAACCTGTGTTAACTGCTTCACCAGTTGCATATCCACTTATTAAAGCAGCTGAAGTTTGTCTTAAAAAATTAAGAAAATAA